Proteins co-encoded in one Sporosarcina sp. FSL K6-1522 genomic window:
- a CDS encoding ABC transporter permease subunit, with amino-acid sequence MPNVKPAMRVIYIPVLALFAAFLVVPLGILFVRSFQTSEGFNFANYLAVLSDQELLTSIGNSVKVSSLTAVITTILAFMLAYAVNCTRIYRPLKTVIKTGILLPMLLPTITYGFAIIYSFGNQGIITKIVGRNLVEIYGFNGLLMGYVMYTLPAAFLLINNSFKYIDKKYIVVSKLMGDGTIRSFKNTIIRPLVGTLGGAFVLSFILSFTDFGIPASVGGTYSVVATQLYQVMLGSIPNFNHGAAIAVVMLVPAVFGVLLLNYLEKLNFHYDKFGETELMPHKGRDIGFGLVSGAVLFVMLSVFAVMFVAPFVSSYPYDLTFTFKHFIDTFESSDLTAVYKNSLFVALLTAVFGTCIAFSAAVLNVRTAVKGKSSLDAVAMMTNTVPGMVLGLSYLLLFNGSSLKGTFAIIMLCNIVHFFTTPYLMAKNALSKMNPTWETTGELLGDSWLQTIRRVILPNSVSTVIEMFSYYFVNAMVTISGIIFLVTAQTSLVASKIKELQHFGKFNEIFMLSLLIFVTNIIVKLLCDYFQKRVSTQR; translated from the coding sequence ATGCCTAATGTCAAACCGGCGATGCGCGTCATCTATATCCCAGTTCTGGCGTTATTCGCCGCCTTTCTAGTCGTCCCGCTGGGCATCTTGTTTGTTCGTTCGTTTCAAACGAGTGAGGGATTTAATTTCGCCAATTACCTGGCCGTGCTGTCGGATCAAGAGCTGCTGACGTCCATTGGTAATAGCGTAAAAGTATCCAGTTTGACGGCGGTTATTACAACGATACTGGCCTTTATGCTGGCCTACGCGGTGAATTGTACACGAATTTACAGACCGTTAAAAACGGTGATTAAAACGGGGATTCTTCTTCCGATGTTGCTCCCCACAATTACATATGGTTTTGCGATTATCTATTCGTTTGGTAATCAAGGAATTATCACCAAGATTGTTGGACGCAATCTAGTGGAGATTTACGGCTTTAACGGGTTATTAATGGGTTATGTGATGTATACATTACCGGCTGCTTTTTTACTGATTAATAACTCCTTCAAGTACATTGATAAAAAGTATATTGTCGTTTCCAAGCTCATGGGTGATGGGACGATCAGAAGTTTTAAAAACACCATTATTCGACCATTAGTAGGTACGTTAGGCGGCGCATTTGTCTTGTCCTTCATCCTTAGCTTTACGGATTTTGGGATACCGGCTTCAGTCGGGGGGACGTATTCGGTTGTTGCCACGCAGCTATACCAAGTGATGCTCGGTTCCATTCCGAATTTTAATCATGGCGCAGCGATTGCGGTTGTTATGCTTGTGCCGGCGGTGTTTGGTGTTCTCCTATTAAATTATCTCGAAAAGCTCAATTTCCATTATGACAAGTTTGGCGAGACGGAACTTATGCCACATAAAGGCAGAGATATAGGATTTGGGCTTGTCTCAGGTGCAGTGTTATTCGTGATGCTATCGGTGTTTGCAGTGATGTTTGTGGCACCATTTGTCAGTAGTTATCCGTATGATCTGACGTTCACGTTTAAGCATTTTATAGATACATTCGAATCGAGTGACTTAACGGCAGTCTATAAAAATTCCTTGTTTGTAGCTTTATTGACTGCGGTATTTGGGACGTGCATTGCATTTTCCGCAGCTGTGTTAAACGTTCGAACAGCCGTCAAAGGAAAATCATCACTGGATGCCGTAGCCATGATGACGAACACAGTACCGGGCATGGTGTTGGGGCTATCGTACTTACTGCTGTTTAACGGCAGTAGCTTAAAAGGTACTTTCGCCATTATCATGCTTTGTAATATCGTCCATTTCTTTACAACACCATATTTAATGGCAAAAAATGCACTATCTAAAATGAATCCAACATGGGAGACAACGGGAGAGTTGCTAGGAGATAGTTGGTTGCAGACGATTCGGCGGGTCATTTTACCGAATTCGGTGTCGACGGTCATTGAGATGTTTAGTTATTACTTTGTCAATGCGATGGTCACGATTAGTGGGATTATCTTCCTCGTTACGGCACAAACCTCATTGGTGGCAAGCAAGATTAAAGAGTTACAGCATTTTGGGAAATTCAATGAAATTTTCATGCTATCGTTACTCATTTTTGTAACCAATATCATCGTGAAATTGCTGTGTGATTATTTTCAAAAAAGGGTATCTACTCAACGATAA
- a CDS encoding ABC transporter ATP-binding protein has protein sequence MLKLQNISKQFDDKLILDDINLEIEEGEIVSLLGPSGSGKTTLLNIILGLTKMDRGKIIFNNTDLTNVSMKDRGFNIVFQDYALFPNLNAYDNIVYGLRNNKGLVTDAELQEYIDFLELTPHLTKKVGELSGGQKQRVSIARTLVMKPKILLLDEPLSALDGVIKESIKQRIQSIAKEFKLTTIIVTHDPEEALTLSDKILIINQGHISQFGTPQQIINQPTNDFVEKFILKQLHIKRQNIYHLFGEQYA, from the coding sequence TTGCTAAAATTACAAAATATTAGCAAGCAATTTGATGATAAATTAATTCTGGATGACATAAATCTTGAGATTGAAGAAGGCGAGATCGTCTCATTATTAGGCCCAAGTGGAAGTGGTAAAACAACATTGTTAAACATCATTTTAGGGCTAACGAAAATGGACCGTGGAAAAATCATTTTTAATAACACGGATTTGACGAATGTATCGATGAAGGATCGTGGCTTTAATATTGTGTTTCAGGACTACGCACTGTTTCCCAATTTAAATGCGTACGACAATATTGTTTATGGTTTACGAAACAATAAAGGATTGGTAACTGACGCAGAACTTCAAGAATACATCGATTTTCTGGAATTGACGCCACATTTAACAAAGAAAGTAGGCGAACTATCAGGGGGTCAAAAACAACGCGTGTCGATTGCAAGAACGCTCGTCATGAAGCCTAAGATCTTATTGTTAGACGAACCGTTGAGTGCGTTAGATGGTGTCATTAAAGAATCCATTAAGCAGCGCATTCAATCCATCGCTAAGGAATTCAAACTGACAACGATTATTGTGACACATGATCCAGAAGAGGCTTTAACGCTATCCGATAAAATCTTGATCATTAATCAAGGGCATATTTCGCAATTTGGAACGCCGCAACAAATTATTAACCAGCCAACGAATGATTTTGTGGAGAAATTCATTCTAAAACAATTACATATTAAGCGACAAAATATTTATCATTTATTCGGTGAACAGTATGCCTAA
- a CDS encoding DeoR/GlpR family DNA-binding transcription regulator, producing MLPLERQQKIIDLLTIKKVVKITELTEALHVSIETLRRDITLLTRKGKIEKIYGGVKLIESKFGESALGERMGSRLAEKEQIAQTCSSYINDGDCIYIDSGSTTYQIAKYIKHMKKLTVITNSIPVINELLNSHIELIIIGGKVRPHEQSVTAFDYLFNFNELNIAKAFICASGITLEKGISDYSLEEAITRKKIIELSKEVYVAADHTKFEKDVTIGIAPIDNIDYIITDNGVKKEIVEKYKAAGVRLIANGE from the coding sequence ATGCTTCCACTTGAAAGACAACAGAAGATTATCGACTTACTCACGATTAAAAAAGTAGTAAAGATTACAGAACTCACTGAAGCACTTCATGTTTCGATTGAAACCCTTAGAAGAGACATAACGCTTCTTACGCGTAAAGGAAAAATCGAGAAGATTTATGGTGGCGTGAAACTGATTGAATCGAAGTTTGGAGAGTCGGCATTAGGTGAACGTATGGGGAGTCGCTTAGCGGAAAAAGAACAAATTGCACAAACCTGTAGTAGCTATATTAATGATGGGGATTGTATTTATATCGATAGTGGTTCGACGACGTATCAAATTGCGAAGTATATCAAACATATGAAGAAGCTGACTGTGATTACGAATTCCATCCCTGTTATTAATGAACTTCTCAATAGCCATATTGAGTTGATCATTATCGGTGGAAAAGTGAGGCCACATGAACAATCGGTTACGGCTTTTGATTATTTATTTAACTTTAATGAATTGAATATCGCGAAAGCCTTTATTTGCGCGAGTGGCATCACCCTTGAAAAAGGGATTTCAGATTATAGCTTGGAAGAGGCCATCACTCGCAAGAAAATTATTGAGCTGTCTAAAGAGGTGTATGTTGCTGCGGATCATACGAAGTTCGAGAAAGATGTAACGATTGGCATTGCTCCTATTGATAACATCGATTACATCATTACGGACAATGGGGTAAAGAAGGAGATTGTTGAGAAATATAAGGCGGCGGGTGTGAGGTTGATTGCTAATGGGGAATAA
- a CDS encoding cation:dicarboxylase symporter family transporter, with amino-acid sequence MKKKFKLSLGYQILIGLFLGIAVGAIFYGNPAVETYLQPLGTIFINMIKMIVVPIIVSTLIVGVAGTGDLKQLGKLGGKTMIYFQVISLVAIIVGLSAANIFKPGVGIDMSTLTKGDIDSYVQTTESVQNEGFMDVLVSIVPSNVIQAMANADMLSVIFFSVLFGLGIASVGEKGKPVLAFFQGTADAMFWVTNFIMKFAPIGVFGLMGVTVSKFGLESLIPLGKLMILVYATMIFFVIVVLGGIAKLVGTSIFSIIKELKEELILAYSTSSSETVLPKLMEKMEKFGSPKDIVSFVIPTGYSFNLDGSTLYQALAAIFIAQMYGIDLSIMEQVTLVLVLMITSNGIAGVPGVSFVVLLATLGTVGIPLEGLAFIAGVDRLLDMGRTVVNVLGNALATVVMAKWEGRFGTEKEKKSYESVEELA; translated from the coding sequence ATGAAGAAGAAATTTAAACTAAGTTTAGGATATCAAATTCTTATAGGATTATTTTTAGGGATTGCTGTCGGTGCCATTTTTTATGGAAATCCTGCGGTAGAAACTTATTTGCAACCACTAGGTACAATCTTTATTAACATGATTAAAATGATTGTGGTGCCGATTATCGTTTCGACATTAATTGTCGGTGTGGCGGGTACCGGCGATTTAAAACAATTAGGGAAGCTTGGCGGCAAGACGATGATCTATTTCCAAGTGATTTCACTAGTTGCGATCATTGTCGGGTTGTCTGCGGCAAATATTTTCAAGCCTGGTGTTGGTATTGACATGTCTACGCTGACAAAAGGCGATATTGATAGTTATGTCCAAACAACTGAAAGCGTGCAAAATGAAGGCTTCATGGATGTTCTTGTTAGTATTGTACCGAGCAATGTTATCCAAGCGATGGCGAATGCGGATATGCTTTCGGTTATTTTCTTCTCTGTATTATTCGGTTTGGGGATTGCGTCGGTTGGTGAAAAAGGAAAACCTGTTCTTGCATTTTTCCAAGGTACCGCGGATGCTATGTTTTGGGTAACAAACTTTATCATGAAATTTGCTCCGATTGGCGTTTTCGGTCTAATGGGTGTGACAGTATCGAAATTTGGTTTAGAGTCCTTGATACCGCTTGGCAAGTTAATGATACTTGTTTATGCGACAATGATTTTCTTTGTGATTGTTGTGCTTGGCGGTATTGCGAAACTGGTTGGCACGAGCATCTTCAGCATTATTAAAGAACTAAAAGAAGAGCTTATTTTGGCTTATTCCACTTCCAGTTCGGAAACAGTTTTGCCGAAACTGATGGAGAAGATGGAGAAATTCGGATCGCCGAAAGATATCGTTTCTTTCGTCATTCCGACGGGCTATTCCTTTAACTTAGATGGTTCTACGTTGTATCAAGCACTTGCTGCGATCTTCATCGCGCAAATGTATGGCATTGATTTAAGCATTATGGAACAAGTTACATTAGTCTTAGTATTGATGATTACCTCTAACGGGATTGCAGGTGTACCAGGCGTGTCTTTCGTTGTTTTACTGGCGACACTTGGAACTGTTGGGATTCCACTCGAAGGACTTGCATTCATCGCAGGTGTCGACAGGCTTCTTGATATGGGACGTACAGTCGTGAATGTGCTTGGTAATGCATTGGCGACAGTTGTTATGGCAAAGTGGGAAGGTCGTTTCGGCACAGAGAAAGAAAAGAAATCTTATGAATCAGTTGAAGAATTGGCGTAA
- a CDS encoding response regulator, with protein MRYFIVDDDMASRRMLERVITEGGLGMVIGEAESGVKALTTVLSLQPDMVLIDLLMPELDGIETMEQLKSRGYQGQFIMISQVVNKEMVGEAYEKGVEFFIHKPINRVEVQSILQKTTENFRLQASLMAIRESLAHIGPVVQAPKQRSVKEIVLTILNDMGIIGEVGSDDIVMMIEILMSQKGRGAQLPPLKELYEAVAHKIGNVDITKESKAIEQRIRRTILMAVNNLASLGAVDYTTAEFEYYAPRYFDFQEIRSRMKQIEEDHQEPIKVKINSKKFIQVLYLEVEDKLMRL; from the coding sequence CTGCGTTATTTTATAGTAGATGATGATATGGCCAGCCGACGAATGCTGGAGAGAGTCATAACAGAAGGTGGTCTTGGCATGGTCATTGGTGAGGCAGAGAGTGGGGTGAAGGCCCTCACCACCGTGCTATCCTTACAACCTGATATGGTGTTGATTGATTTATTAATGCCTGAATTGGACGGCATCGAAACGATGGAGCAATTGAAAAGTCGAGGTTATCAGGGACAATTTATTATGATTTCCCAAGTTGTTAATAAAGAAATGGTAGGAGAAGCTTATGAAAAAGGTGTGGAATTTTTTATTCATAAGCCGATTAACCGTGTGGAAGTGCAGAGCATTTTACAAAAGACTACGGAAAATTTTCGCTTACAAGCTTCATTAATGGCGATTCGCGAGTCATTGGCACATATAGGGCCAGTTGTTCAAGCGCCAAAGCAGCGAAGTGTGAAGGAAATTGTGTTAACAATCTTGAATGATATGGGGATTATCGGAGAAGTTGGGAGCGACGATATCGTCATGATGATCGAGATTTTGATGAGTCAGAAGGGGCGGGGGGCGCAGTTGCCGCCATTAAAAGAGCTATACGAAGCAGTCGCACATAAGATTGGCAATGTAGACATCACTAAAGAAAGCAAAGCGATTGAGCAACGAATTCGCAGAACAATTCTGATGGCGGTCAATAATTTGGCGTCGCTTGGGGCAGTAGACTATACGACTGCAGAGTTTGAGTATTATGCGCCTCGTTATTTTGATTTCCAAGAAATACGCAGTCGTATGAAGCAAATTGAGGAAGACCATCAGGAACCGATAAAAGTGAAAATTAATAGCAAGAAGTTTATTCAAGTGCTGTATCTCGAAGTAGAAGATAAACTGATGCGGTTATAA
- a CDS encoding ATP-binding protein: MQKKLLNLKFNKADGTMLVLTALLTAVAGEFKVIPFNGEIFRFGLGSIAYFLLILIRPPTSLIRTGLVTGITVVCFRLLGDMMLDEFHLLTSFKNHLPSFLYYFLFAAGLSMINIEKYKMFPLFLGAWGAVFEFVGNSAEFLMRDWLLHHEGLGLRDWALVGGVALFRSYFIVGLYSSITISEQKKRMQEMLSVGSELYAETLYLQKSMNHIEQITASSHDLYRKLKKQNLRDLSMQALSITQEIHEVKKDSQRILSGLSKITKEKRDDVFLLSDLLDLVMTANKKYSELLKKTITFRLSASVDFETGQHIPLLALLNNLTANAVESIADVGEIHFELHEDSEHLCIQLTDTGKGIPKGDVPIIFEPGYTTKFNDRGVAATGIGLSHVKEIIQALRGQIQIEVPEKGTIFRVRIPINTIRKRVE, encoded by the coding sequence ATGCAAAAAAAACTTCTTAACCTAAAGTTTAATAAAGCAGATGGAACCATGTTAGTGTTGACGGCCCTATTGACGGCGGTTGCTGGTGAATTTAAAGTGATTCCTTTCAATGGCGAAATATTCCGTTTTGGATTGGGAAGTATCGCTTACTTCTTGCTGATTTTAATTCGACCGCCAACATCCCTTATACGAACTGGGTTGGTAACGGGGATAACGGTTGTTTGTTTTCGCCTTTTGGGGGATATGATGCTCGATGAATTTCATCTATTGACAAGTTTTAAAAATCATTTGCCGTCATTTTTGTATTATTTTCTATTTGCAGCTGGCTTAAGTATGATCAATATAGAGAAGTATAAAATGTTCCCATTATTTTTAGGAGCTTGGGGTGCAGTATTCGAGTTTGTTGGAAATAGCGCGGAGTTTCTGATGCGCGACTGGCTGTTACACCATGAAGGCTTAGGATTACGGGATTGGGCATTGGTTGGCGGAGTGGCCCTATTTCGCAGTTACTTTATTGTAGGGTTATACAGTTCAATTACAATCTCGGAACAAAAGAAGCGCATGCAGGAAATGCTGAGTGTCGGTTCTGAGCTGTATGCGGAGACCCTTTATTTGCAGAAATCGATGAATCATATTGAGCAAATTACGGCTTCCAGCCATGACTTATACAGGAAATTGAAAAAGCAGAATCTTCGGGATTTGAGTATGCAAGCTTTGTCCATTACACAGGAAATCCATGAGGTGAAAAAGGATTCACAACGTATTTTGTCGGGACTTTCCAAGATTACAAAAGAAAAAAGAGATGACGTGTTTTTACTGTCTGATTTACTTGATCTTGTCATGACGGCCAATAAAAAATACAGTGAGCTATTAAAAAAGACGATCACTTTCCGTTTATCGGCATCTGTCGATTTTGAAACGGGTCAACATATCCCATTGCTTGCTTTGTTGAATAATCTTACTGCTAACGCCGTTGAATCCATTGCAGACGTGGGAGAAATTCATTTTGAGCTACATGAGGATTCAGAACATCTTTGTATTCAGCTAACAGATACGGGCAAAGGTATTCCGAAAGGGGATGTTCCGATTATTTTTGAACCCGGTTATACAACGAAGTTTAACGACCGCGGCGTTGCGGCGACGGGGATTGGCTTGTCTCATGTGAAGGAAATTATACAGGCACTGAGAGGCCAGATTCAAATTGAAGTGCCGGAAAAGGGAACGATTTTTCGTGTCCGAATTCCCATTAATACCATTCGAAAGCGAGTTGAATAA
- the aroE gene encoding shikimate dehydrogenase, which produces MSELFGIIGNPIAHSLSPLLQNEAYQLNEIDAYFQAFHVEHEDVETAIKGMKAIGIKGFMVTVPYKAKVIPFLDEVDAIALKKGAVNIVQLIDGKYVGYNFDGEAWLQGLLEDMNRQSLHEESILILGAGGAALSIYHTLSQYGELRIDIANRTIERANALKEVGGDHKYTNVLSLEEAESMQYQYDVIVQTTSIGMWPDIDQSPIHITKLKKDAFVSDIIYNPAETKILKQARQNGARTQNGMKMLALQNALSIEKWTGRKVNYQQMMASLHKALS; this is translated from the coding sequence ATGAGCGAATTATTTGGCATAATAGGAAATCCGATAGCACACTCGTTATCGCCTTTACTTCAAAATGAGGCGTATCAATTAAACGAGATAGATGCTTACTTTCAAGCTTTTCACGTAGAGCATGAAGATGTAGAGACTGCTATTAAAGGGATGAAAGCGATTGGTATAAAAGGATTTATGGTGACTGTCCCTTATAAAGCTAAAGTAATTCCCTTTTTGGATGAAGTAGATGCAATAGCTCTAAAAAAAGGTGCAGTCAACATTGTACAACTTATTGATGGAAAGTATGTAGGATATAATTTTGATGGAGAAGCTTGGCTCCAAGGCTTATTGGAAGATATGAATAGACAAAGCTTACATGAAGAAAGTATCCTAATTTTAGGTGCTGGAGGAGCGGCTTTGTCCATTTATCATACGCTATCCCAATATGGAGAATTGCGTATCGATATTGCTAATCGAACGATTGAAAGGGCTAATGCGTTAAAAGAAGTTGGCGGAGACCATAAATATACAAATGTTCTATCTCTTGAAGAGGCAGAAAGTATGCAGTATCAATATGATGTAATTGTTCAAACTACATCTATTGGGATGTGGCCTGACATAGATCAATCACCTATCCATATTACTAAGTTAAAGAAAGATGCATTTGTTTCAGATATTATTTATAATCCTGCAGAAACAAAGATATTAAAACAAGCTCGTCAAAATGGTGCACGGACGCAAAATGGTATGAAGATGTTGGCACTACAAAATGCACTTTCGATTGAAAAATGGACTGGTCGGAAAGTGAATTACCAACAAATGATGGCGTCACTTCATAAAGCTTTAAGTTAA
- a CDS encoding aldehyde dehydrogenase family protein, whose amino-acid sequence MKKRLFINGEWIVAEQYENLYSPYTEEKIAEIPQASDEQVDAAIDAAYNNREVMAKLTAYEKAEILEKLVVLLQKNRVEAAEIISMESSKPLKFSLGEVDRTIETYKFAAEEAKRIHGEMIPLDAAKNGAGRLGYTLREPIGVVAAITPFNFPMNLVAHKVGPAIAAGNTIVLKPASQTPLSAYFLAGLLEESGLPRGAFNVVTGSGRKVGDRLVTSDKVSMITFTGSPEVGIGIRNKAGLKKVALELGSNAGLIIDDGVNIDKIVPKCVTGAFSNQGQVCISLQRIYIHENLFDEFIRKFKEVTEKLVLGDPLNEKTDVSSLISRNEQDRAKSWIDEAIREGAQVITGGVIENNILLPTVIVGAEPHLKVSCQEVFAPIVTINPIEHVGEGIDYINDSKYGLQAGIFTKDIYTAMNASKRLEVGGVMINDIPTYRVDQMPYGGVKESGNAREGLKYTIEEMTEMKLVVWSQEQY is encoded by the coding sequence ATGAAGAAAAGATTATTTATCAACGGCGAATGGATTGTAGCTGAACAGTATGAGAATTTATATTCTCCTTATACAGAAGAAAAAATTGCAGAAATCCCTCAAGCATCTGATGAACAAGTGGATGCCGCAATTGACGCTGCTTACAATAACCGAGAAGTTATGGCGAAGCTAACTGCCTATGAAAAAGCCGAAATACTAGAGAAACTGGTTGTATTATTACAGAAAAATAGAGTTGAGGCTGCTGAAATTATTTCTATGGAATCTTCAAAACCATTGAAGTTCTCTTTAGGAGAAGTAGATAGAACGATTGAAACATATAAGTTTGCAGCGGAAGAAGCAAAGCGTATTCATGGTGAAATGATTCCTTTAGATGCCGCAAAAAATGGTGCAGGGAGACTAGGTTATACGTTAAGAGAGCCTATCGGAGTAGTAGCTGCAATCACTCCATTTAACTTTCCGATGAATCTAGTTGCCCATAAAGTAGGCCCTGCTATTGCGGCTGGGAATACGATTGTATTAAAGCCGGCATCTCAAACCCCGTTGTCCGCTTATTTTCTTGCGGGGTTACTGGAAGAATCCGGATTACCACGCGGTGCTTTTAATGTGGTGACTGGAAGTGGGCGAAAAGTTGGGGATCGACTTGTAACAAGCGATAAGGTGAGCATGATTACTTTTACTGGAAGTCCAGAAGTAGGGATAGGAATTAGAAATAAAGCGGGTTTAAAGAAAGTAGCATTAGAACTGGGCTCTAATGCTGGTCTTATCATAGATGATGGAGTGAATATCGATAAAATCGTTCCCAAATGTGTGACAGGTGCTTTTTCTAACCAAGGACAAGTTTGTATCTCGCTTCAAAGAATCTATATTCATGAGAATCTATTTGATGAATTTATAAGGAAATTTAAAGAGGTGACGGAGAAATTAGTATTGGGAGATCCGTTGAATGAAAAGACAGATGTATCTTCCCTTATTTCAAGAAATGAGCAGGATAGAGCGAAATCCTGGATTGATGAAGCGATTCGAGAAGGCGCACAAGTCATTACTGGTGGTGTGATTGAAAATAATATCTTGTTACCGACTGTCATTGTAGGTGCAGAACCCCATTTAAAAGTATCCTGTCAAGAAGTGTTTGCGCCGATTGTCACGATTAACCCTATTGAACATGTAGGTGAGGGTATTGACTACATCAATGATTCAAAATACGGATTACAAGCGGGAATTTTCACCAAGGACATTTACACAGCAATGAATGCTTCTAAGAGGCTTGAAGTAGGTGGCGTCATGATTAATGATATTCCAACTTATCGAGTAGATCAAATGCCGTATGGTGGTGTTAAAGAAAGCGGTAATGCACGTGAAGGGCTAAAATATACAATTGAAGAAATGACAGAAATGAAATTGGTCGTTTGGAGTCAAGAACAATATTAA
- a CDS encoding SDR family oxidoreductase — protein MFNLNGKKAIITGGAQGLGFSMVEAFHNAGVEVAIIDISDEMFNISNKLIANEAKVHVVKGDLLDIESLRQSFKEALEKLGGTVNILINSAGLIERKPAFEVSLDSWDRTLALNVTAVFELSRLAGMEMKKQGSGKIINMGSILSVLGGFNAVAYSTSKGAILQLTKSLSNEWAADGIQVNAIAPGYMLTTMNTDLMNDPVRGPQVEARIPAKRWGTPEDVAGVALFLAASASDYVTGTLIPVDGGVLGR, from the coding sequence ATGTTCAACTTGAATGGGAAAAAAGCGATTATAACAGGCGGTGCCCAGGGATTAGGTTTTTCAATGGTCGAGGCTTTTCATAATGCAGGTGTTGAGGTTGCAATAATTGATATTTCAGATGAGATGTTTAATATTTCCAACAAGTTAATAGCGAACGAAGCAAAAGTTCATGTTGTTAAAGGGGACTTGTTAGACATAGAGAGCTTAAGGCAATCTTTTAAAGAAGCTTTAGAAAAGCTAGGTGGGACAGTTAATATTTTAATAAACAGTGCTGGTTTAATTGAAAGAAAACCTGCGTTTGAAGTTTCGCTAGATAGTTGGGATAGAACACTTGCGCTGAATGTCACTGCAGTTTTTGAATTATCAAGACTTGCTGGAATGGAAATGAAAAAGCAAGGATCAGGAAAAATCATTAATATGGGCTCAATCCTTTCTGTATTAGGTGGTTTTAATGCAGTTGCTTATTCTACGAGCAAGGGTGCTATCTTGCAATTGACAAAATCTTTATCGAATGAGTGGGCAGCAGACGGTATTCAAGTGAATGCAATAGCACCAGGTTATATGTTAACAACGATGAATACGGATCTGATGAATGATCCGGTGAGAGGTCCACAAGTAGAAGCTAGAATTCCAGCCAAAAGATGGGGAACACCAGAGGATGTTGCTGGTGTTGCATTGTTTTTAGCTGCATCTGCTTCGGATTATGTAACGGGGACGCTAATCCCTGTAGACGGTGGCGTATTAGGAAGGTAA